Proteins from one Deltaproteobacteria bacterium genomic window:
- a CDS encoding ribbon-helix-helix protein, CopG family, which yields MRTTVRLSDDLLRNAKRFAAATGRSLTELIEDSLRQALASRAIENEPRRVNLTTSPGSVRSGIDINRMAELLDVMEGH from the coding sequence ATGAGAACAACAGTACGTCTTAGTGACGATTTATTACGTAATGCCAAACGTTTTGCGGCAGCCACAGGGCGTTCTCTTACTGAGCTTATTGAAGATAGTTTGCGCCAAGCCTTAGCATCGCGCGCTATAGAAAATGAACCACGCAGGGTTAATCTTACAACCAGTCCGGGTAGTGTGCGCAGTGGTATCGATATCAATCGAATGGCTGAGTTATTAGATGTTATGGAAGGTCATTAA
- a CDS encoding type II toxin-antitoxin system VapC family toxin, whose translation MILIDVNVLVYAHKEQTLKHIEYKSWLEKIIAAEVPYGMSEFILSSFLRIVTHPRIFDPPSSIDTALTFAHEVLLQPNCVRITPGERHFSIFTSLLKKCGARGNLVPDAYLAALAIESGCEFITTDSDYARFTGLKWRYPLEKKEQK comes from the coding sequence GTGATTCTTATTGATGTAAATGTATTAGTATATGCGCATAAAGAACAAACACTAAAACATATTGAATATAAATCATGGCTTGAGAAAATTATAGCAGCAGAAGTTCCATACGGCATGTCTGAATTTATACTCAGCAGCTTTTTGCGTATTGTTACGCATCCGCGCATTTTTGATCCACCTAGTTCTATAGATACAGCTTTAACTTTTGCTCATGAAGTTTTATTGCAGCCTAATTGTGTACGTATTACTCCAGGGGAGAGGCATTTTTCTATATTCACTAGCTTATTGAAAAAATGTGGTGCACGCGGCAATTTAGTACCAGATGCTTACTTAGCTGCCCTAGCGATTGAATCAGGTTGCGAGTTCATTACTACTGACAGTGATTATGCACGTTTTACCGGTCTTAAATGGCGCTATCCTTTAGAAAAAAAAGAGCAGAAGTAG